In Kitasatospora sp. NBC_00240, the following are encoded in one genomic region:
- a CDS encoding response regulator transcription factor, which produces MIRVLVADDEPLIRAGIRMILSSADDIDVVAEAADGREALELARAHGVDVVLLDIQMPVMDGLTALAELPRAAPGARALVLTTFGERDNVLRAVAAGGAGFLLKDTAPAELIQAVRAAAGGNAFLSPVATRFIVDSLAAGPAGPAAARAEAARRRLEALTPREREVLALLGEGLSNADAGARIHMSEATVKTYVSRILAKLGCDNRVQAALLARDAGLDAAG; this is translated from the coding sequence CCGAGTCCTCGTCGCCGACGACGAGCCACTCATCCGCGCCGGGATCAGGATGATCCTCTCCTCGGCCGACGACATCGACGTGGTCGCCGAGGCGGCCGACGGGCGCGAGGCGCTGGAACTCGCCCGCGCCCACGGCGTCGACGTGGTGCTGCTGGACATCCAGATGCCCGTGATGGACGGCCTCACCGCGCTCGCCGAGCTGCCGCGGGCCGCGCCGGGCGCCCGGGCGCTGGTCCTGACCACCTTCGGCGAGCGTGACAACGTGCTGCGGGCGGTGGCGGCCGGCGGTGCCGGGTTCCTGCTCAAGGACACCGCGCCGGCCGAGCTGATCCAGGCCGTCCGGGCGGCGGCCGGCGGCAACGCCTTCCTCTCGCCGGTGGCCACCCGGTTCATCGTGGACAGCCTGGCCGCGGGCCCGGCCGGCCCCGCGGCGGCGCGGGCCGAGGCCGCCCGCCGGCGGCTGGAGGCGCTCACCCCGCGCGAACGCGAGGTGCTGGCGCTGCTGGGCGAGGGCCTCTCCAACGCGGACGCGGGCGCTCGGATCCACATGAGCGAGGCGACCGTGAAGACGTACGTCAGCCGGATCCTCGCCAAGCTGGGCTGCGACAACCGGGTCCAGGCGGCGCTGCTGGCCAGGGACGCGGGGCTGGACGCCGCCGGCTGA
- a CDS encoding Lrp/AsnC ligand binding domain-containing protein, whose product MDELDSDILGLLRADARISYRDLGARVGLSSNAAADRVRRLIRTGVIRGFTTLVDPAADSRPGLTVFIDVTLRPETDSDTFETTVLRLPGVTEAVHVTGAHDYLLRARAADAAALDHLLRRLKHEAGVAHSSTRLALRIASR is encoded by the coding sequence ATGGACGAACTGGACAGCGACATTCTCGGCCTGCTGCGGGCGGACGCGCGGATCTCCTACCGCGACCTGGGGGCCCGGGTCGGCCTGAGCTCCAACGCCGCGGCGGACCGGGTGCGGCGGCTGATCCGGACGGGCGTGATCCGCGGCTTCACCACCCTGGTCGACCCGGCCGCCGACAGCCGCCCCGGCCTGACCGTCTTCATCGACGTGACCCTGCGGCCGGAGACCGACAGCGACACCTTCGAGACGACGGTGCTGCGGTTGCCCGGCGTCACCGAGGCGGTGCACGTCACCGGCGCGCACGACTACCTGCTCCGGGCCCGGGCCGCCGACGCGGCCGCGCTCGACCACCTGCTGCGGCGGCTCAAGCACGAGGCGGGGGTGGCCCACTCCAGTACCCGGCTGGCCCTGCGGATCGCCTCCCGCTGA
- a CDS encoding transglycosylase family protein: protein MSFRNETTAATKTATKRNRVRMALIGGAVVTLPVAGLVTANSASAASVSTWDKVAQCESTGNWSINSGNGFYGGLQFTSSTWAAFGGTAFAPQANQATKAQQIAIAEKVLASQGPGAWPVCSVKAGLTAGGAAAAVDTSAPAAKPAAEAPAAPAKKDTKPATSSDAAAAQAPKSESTGSTSTDAVKSWKQAGQHNSAKGSYTVKSGDTLGGIAAKFGTSVTSLHAKNIQVIGANADLIYPGQTIIV from the coding sequence ATGAGCTTCCGTAACGAGACCACCGCTGCCACCAAGACCGCCACCAAGCGCAACCGCGTGCGGATGGCCCTGATCGGCGGGGCCGTTGTGACCCTTCCGGTGGCAGGCCTCGTCACGGCCAACTCGGCTTCCGCTGCTTCCGTGTCCACCTGGGACAAGGTCGCCCAGTGCGAGAGCACCGGCAACTGGAGCATCAACTCCGGCAACGGCTTCTACGGCGGCCTGCAGTTCACCTCCTCCACCTGGGCCGCCTTCGGCGGTACCGCGTTCGCGCCGCAGGCCAACCAGGCCACCAAGGCGCAGCAGATCGCCATCGCCGAGAAGGTGCTCGCCTCGCAGGGCCCCGGCGCCTGGCCGGTCTGCTCCGTCAAGGCCGGCCTGACCGCCGGTGGCGCGGCCGCCGCCGTGGACACCTCGGCCCCGGCTGCCAAGCCCGCCGCCGAGGCGCCCGCCGCCCCGGCCAAGAAGGACACCAAGCCGGCCACCTCCTCGGACGCGGCCGCCGCCCAGGCGCCGAAGTCCGAGAGCACCGGGTCGACCTCCACCGACGCCGTGAAGTCGTGGAAGCAGGCCGGCCAGCACAACTCCGCCAAGGGCAGCTACACCGTCAAGAGCGGTGACACCCTGGGCGGGATCGCCGCCAAGTTCGGCACCTCGGTGACCAGCCTGCACGCCAAGAACATCCAGGTCATCGGCGCCAACGCCGACCTGATCTACCCGGGCCAGACCATCATCGTCTGA
- a CDS encoding sigma-70 family RNA polymerase sigma factor, translating to MNSANGAATVAAAQAGDERAQGELIAEYLPLVYNIVGRALSGHADVDDVVQETMLRVVDGLGSLRDASCFRSWLVAIAMNEVRRRQRAHSSEALCDGLHEAQEVADPGADFVGLTIVRLGLSGQRREVTEATRWLDQTDRELLALWWLEAAGELTRADVAVALGQSQQHVTVRVQRMKTQLEVARVVVRALSALPPCEELDSLTGAWDGAPGSLWRKRIARHARDCVPCGGHRNGLVPAEGLLAGLAFVPVPEHLGGLLPTAFGSAGSGAGAGAAATPAAPPAPVPVPAPAPAPAPAPSPGGTTLQQLARRPFRQGPGAPAVLGSIAAVAAVACLAYVVPEGPRPADVRAVVAPTAEPAALPTVSEPPSPAPPLPEPSVTVTAPEPPAAASPSAPPSPKPSPKPVRAPATVPPPVPVAVPSVVPVVALDPFERQLVDLLNSERTKQGCAPLRVDPRLSQAAQQHSDDMAARGYFGHTDPDGVTAPQRIVAAGYHWTTYAENIGFGRDDATVVVGELMNTPDHRAHILNCAFKDIGVGAHFGPGGPWWTQDFGTAR from the coding sequence GTGAACAGTGCAAACGGGGCCGCCACGGTCGCGGCAGCGCAGGCCGGGGACGAGCGGGCGCAGGGCGAACTGATCGCGGAGTACCTGCCGCTGGTCTACAACATCGTCGGCCGGGCCCTCAGCGGCCATGCGGATGTCGACGACGTCGTGCAGGAGACCATGCTGCGGGTCGTGGACGGGCTGGGCAGCCTGCGCGACGCGAGCTGCTTCCGCTCCTGGCTGGTGGCCATCGCGATGAACGAGGTCCGCCGCCGCCAGCGGGCGCACAGCTCGGAGGCGCTCTGCGACGGACTGCACGAGGCCCAGGAAGTGGCCGACCCGGGCGCCGACTTCGTGGGCCTGACCATCGTCCGGCTGGGCCTGTCGGGCCAGCGCCGGGAGGTGACCGAGGCGACCCGCTGGCTGGACCAGACCGACCGTGAACTGCTGGCCCTCTGGTGGCTGGAGGCCGCCGGCGAGCTGACCCGGGCGGACGTGGCCGTCGCGCTGGGCCAGTCCCAGCAGCATGTGACGGTGCGGGTGCAGCGGATGAAGACCCAGCTGGAGGTGGCCCGGGTCGTGGTCCGGGCGCTCTCGGCGCTGCCGCCCTGCGAGGAGCTGGACTCGCTCACCGGGGCCTGGGACGGCGCCCCGGGCTCGCTCTGGCGCAAGCGGATAGCCCGTCATGCCCGGGACTGCGTGCCCTGCGGCGGTCACCGCAACGGTCTGGTGCCCGCCGAGGGGCTGCTGGCCGGCCTGGCGTTCGTCCCGGTGCCCGAGCATCTGGGCGGCCTGCTGCCGACGGCCTTCGGGTCGGCCGGGTCCGGCGCCGGTGCCGGTGCCGCCGCCACGCCGGCGGCACCTCCGGCTCCGGTTCCTGTGCCCGCCCCTGCACCCGCGCCCGCCCCGGCGCCGAGCCCTGGTGGGACGACGCTGCAGCAGCTCGCCCGCCGCCCGTTCCGGCAGGGGCCCGGCGCGCCCGCCGTGCTCGGCAGCATCGCGGCGGTGGCCGCCGTCGCCTGCCTCGCGTACGTGGTGCCGGAGGGCCCCAGGCCGGCCGACGTCCGCGCGGTCGTCGCCCCGACCGCCGAGCCCGCCGCCCTGCCGACCGTGTCCGAACCACCTTCCCCCGCACCGCCGTTGCCCGAGCCGTCGGTGACGGTGACGGCCCCGGAGCCGCCCGCTGCCGCGTCCCCGTCCGCGCCGCCGAGCCCCAAGCCGAGCCCCAAGCCGGTGCGCGCGCCGGCCACCGTGCCGCCGCCCGTGCCGGTGGCGGTGCCCTCGGTGGTCCCGGTGGTGGCACTCGACCCGTTCGAGCGGCAGCTCGTCGACCTGCTCAACAGCGAGCGGACCAAGCAGGGTTGCGCCCCGCTCCGGGTGGACCCGCGGCTGAGCCAGGCCGCACAGCAGCACTCGGACGACATGGCGGCGCGCGGATACTTCGGCCACACCGACCCCGACGGCGTCACCGCACCCCAGCGGATCGTCGCCGCCGGCTACCACTGGACCACGTACGCCGAGAACATCGGCTTCGGCCGGGACGACGCGACCGTGGTGGTGGGGGAGTTGATGAACACCCCCGACCACCGGGCGCACATCCTGAACTGCGCGTTCAAGGACATCGGCGTAGGCGCCCACTTCGGCCCCGGCGGGCCGTGGTGGACGCAGGACTTCGGGACGGCCCGCTGA